CCGGACCGCTAAAAAACAGGAACGAAAACCCCTCCCAACCGTTTTTTCAGAAGACTTCGATAAACTCATTGTTGGTTACGGTGAATTCTTTCGAGAACCCAAAACAAAACAACCGCATCAACTCTATTACTGGACAGCCCATAAGCCCTCAACCGGGCAAACATTCTCTATGGGTATCCGGCCCACGGACGCTGATACCTATCAGCCAAGTGATGAAGAAATAGCCTGGATGGGTCTTACACCCAAGACCATCTTCGAGGGTGCTACTCAAACAGAGTTCTTGGAAGCCTGGCACGAGTTTGCCGGCGAAGACTACATCCTTGGAACCTGGAACCAAATCACTCGTCGACTTTTTGAAAAGGTAAAACGGCCCAAACGAGACGGTCTACAAATCAAGCGAATCTATTGCAATGTGATTGGCCGTGCCTGCGGACCACTCTCAGGCATCATCGATGATAAAAATCTTCAACCGGATTCACTACCTGTTCTCGGCAGAGCCCAAGAGAGACTCAGTCAGGCTGTAGCGATGAGCCTGTGGCTACATAACTTCGAGCTTCAAGCGGCCGGCCCTTCTTGATTATGTTCCCAATAGATTTTTGATTAAATCGAGTAATGCACCCACGTTGAATGGTTTTTGAATAAAGCAGGTGTTGGGCTTGCCAAGAGCATCTTGCTCCAACTCTTCATCCACATAACCAGACATATAAATCACTTTTACATCAGGGCGGATCGCTCTTAATTTTTCAATGAGTCTTGGACCACTCATCCCAGGCATGACCACGTCGGTGAGGACCAAGTCGAAAGAAAGGCTTTGAGTTTCACACAATTCCCACGCCTCATTTCCGCTGATTGCTTCAACCACCTCATAGCCTTGCTTCTGAAGTAATCGGCGCGCCAACGAGCGTACTATCTCCTCATCCTCAACCACCAGCACTCGGCCGGTACCCGTTTCAAATTCGGTTACACTCTTCTCAGCTTTAGGACGAGGAGGTTCTTCTTGAGCCGGTAGGAAAACTTTAAAACAAGTGCCTGCCTCTTCTGAGCTCTCCACTCGAATCACACCACCATTTTGCTTTACAATTCCATAAACGGTTGAAAGGCCAAGTCCGGTTCCTTTGCCTGCATCCTTCGTGGTGAAAAATGGTTCAAAGATTCGCCCTCGAACTTCTTCTGCAATGCCCTGGCCCGTATCTCGAACCTCTAGGTAAATAAACCGCCCCGGTTCCGCATCCCAGCCGCCCAGCGCGTCGCGATTGAGATCGGTCGAATTTACCGCGATGGTTAAGTCTCCCCCGCCAGGCATTGCATCCCGCGCGTTCACAACGAGATTTACAATAATCTGTTCTAGCTGAATCGGATCAATTTCAATCCACATACCTTGATCGGTCGGCATGAACTCCATTGAGATATCTTCGCCGATCAGCCGGCTAAGCATTCTCTCAAAAGAAGACACAACAGAATTCACATCGACCCGCTGCGGCGCTACGACCTGATTGCGACTAAACGCCATCAATTGACGGGTAAGGCGGGTAGCGCGGTCAGTAGCGGATAAAATATCTTTTACATCTAAAACCACATCCTCACCGATGTCATCAGCCTCTAATAAGAGCTGCGCCGACACGCTGATACCTGTGAGTAAATTATTAAAGTCGTGGGCGATACCACCGGCAAGACGACCGATGGCTTCCATTTTTTGAGCCTGTAAGAGCTGGGCTTCAAGACTTGCTCTTTCAGTTTCAACCCGGCGCCTTTCGGAGATATCTCGGCTAACCCCCAGAACACCTAATGGCTCGTGGTCAGGTCCCATCAAGAGACTGACCTGTGCTTCCAGCCAAATAATCGAACCGTCGTGCTTACTTTGTTCTACCTGCACAGTGATGGGTTCTGTAAGCATTTCAATCGCACCGCTGCTAATGAGATCAGCTTGTTCTAAATGGTCGAGTGCATGGAGAGGTAAAAAATCATCGAGCGTAAGGTCCAAGGCTTGTTCAACCGATATTCCCAAAACGCGCTTCACCGAAGGACTGCAATAATCAATCAGTCCGTCCATTCGAGCGGTCCAGATGATGTCCGTAGCATTCTCTGCCAAGACACGGTAGCGCTTCTCGCTTTCCCGCAAAGCAAGCTCTGAGCGAACCTGGCGACTGATGTCTCTGCGTAAAGTGACGCATTCTCGGCTGGACTTAAATTTTCCGGGAAGCGGTGAGAAGGTAAGTTCCTGGTGCGCCAAGGCGCCATTGGCTCTGCGCGCAACAGTCATTCCCCGAAAGCTCTCGCCTTTTTCTAGAGCGCGCGTTGCCGAGCGATAAGCCTCGGCATCCTCAAATTGATTTTCAAAGAGCTTCTCAGGTTGGCTCCCATAAACGTCGTCCCGCTCATAACCCGTCAGCTTTTCAAAGGCTCGGTTGACGTAGGCAATTCGCCCACGGTCGTCTAGGATCTCTATGGCTTCGTCGATGTATTCAAGCGCATCCATCAACCGCTCGGTTGATTCAGGTTCAAAATGGGCACGGATGGCTTTTAATTGTGATGGAGCGGTAGAAACGATCGTCTCGACGCCTTGGTCGATTAAAGTGACCATACCTGTGTCTGTACTTGTAGGATGAACACATACCCATTGAAGGTTGTCGAGGTTGGTAAGCTTGTCGCACCGAGTCGCAAATCGCGCCTCAACCTCAGGTAGGCCAATCTCAACTTGCTCACGCCAATGTTTTAAAACATCAGCCGGCGCTACAAAAGCAACGTATGCATCAGCACTATGTGAACTGGACTTCGCCATAACGGCAAACTACGGAAAAATGACTGCTTAATAAAGGATCAGAAGCATCTGCCTCAGTTTTAGGTCCGATCCCCATGCTTGGAATAGGCCACAATCAGGTCGTAGAGCCGTTTATGCTCGGAAAATACCATTCCGCTGAAACCAAACGCCTCACCTCGTGTGATCACTTCATAGCCCGGGAAATAAGGGTTCATCACCGATACGCTGAGAACATCTTTCCAAGGTACCCATCGAAACGACCCTGGGCCGATCATGGTGACCCCCCCCGTATCCACCGTGATGGATATTGAGAAGTAATAAAAACTGACGCCGCCAAAGAGGTAAAGGAAGAACAAAATCCCCAAGTAAGCCTGAGGTGGCATAAAATGCTCACCAAAAACGGCTAGGTTCACGACCAGCATCAACATCAGTGTCCAAAAGCCGATCCCAATCATTATGGGAACACGCATCGCCATCCGGGTGCGAAAGTTCAGACCTGTGTAAAGTGGATGTGCCATTGTACCTTAATTATACGAGCCACGATCGCGACCCGCAACATTACCTCGTCATCCGCTCTCTACCGATTTGAGCCTAAGTGCCTATTAAAACCCAATTCTTGCCTGCCCCTACGTCATCACCTATGATTTCTTGAGTTGTTAGACCAACGTCCGGAGCCAATTCCGACCTTGTGGTTAGAAGAAATTGCGGACTCAGTCGAAGCAGGTAACTGGGGATAGTTTACCGAGTTGTGGGGTTTAAACTGACAAAGTGGAAACTGGCAGCGACCTCAATGATGGTAGTAGTCTATTAAACTGGGGAAACTCGCTCTTCCAAGAAGCTTGGAAATAGAGACGAGTAGCAACAGTCGATAATCACCCGTTGTTAACCAGGGTGAGCAGGATGATGCGATATGGATGACGTAGTCAAAGAGTTCCTTGTTGAGAGCTACGAAAACCTCGACGAGATGGATAGGGACTTGGTTGCCCTAGAACAAGATCCTGAATCAGCGGATGTTCTCGCGCGAATTTTTAGAACCCTGCACACCATTAAAGGTACTTGCGGGTTTCTCGGCTTCTCAAAACTAGAATCGGTATCTCACGCCTCAGAAAACTTATTAAGTAAGCTTCGTGATGTAGAACTACTGGTCAACTCCGATATCGCCAGTGCCCTCTTGGCCACGGTTGATGCCATCCGAGAGATGATGGCTCAAATTGAAGAGCTTGGAATAGAAGGCGAAGGCGAGTACTCAGAACTCGTTGCATGGTTGGAGCGTCTCCAAAAAGGCGAGTCTGCACCAGGACCAGCTGGAAAAGTGGAAGCCAGCCCTGAAGAACCGACCGCTGAGGCTCCTGAAGTCACGCCAGAAGTGCTAACGGCGGCTGAGGTGCCAGTCGCGGCACCAACACCAGAACCAACTCCAGAACCAACTCCAGAACCAACTCCAGAACCAACTCCAGAAC
The Deltaproteobacteria bacterium DNA segment above includes these coding regions:
- a CDS encoding PAS domain S-box protein, whose protein sequence is MAKSSSHSADAYVAFVAPADVLKHWREQVEIGLPEVEARFATRCDKLTNLDNLQWVCVHPTSTDTGMVTLIDQGVETIVSTAPSQLKAIRAHFEPESTERLMDALEYIDEAIEILDDRGRIAYVNRAFEKLTGYERDDVYGSQPEKLFENQFEDAEAYRSATRALEKGESFRGMTVARRANGALAHQELTFSPLPGKFKSSRECVTLRRDISRQVRSELALRESEKRYRVLAENATDIIWTARMDGLIDYCSPSVKRVLGISVEQALDLTLDDFLPLHALDHLEQADLISSGAIEMLTEPITVQVEQSKHDGSIIWLEAQVSLLMGPDHEPLGVLGVSRDISERRRVETERASLEAQLLQAQKMEAIGRLAGGIAHDFNNLLTGISVSAQLLLEADDIGEDVVLDVKDILSATDRATRLTRQLMAFSRNQVVAPQRVDVNSVVSSFERMLSRLIGEDISMEFMPTDQGMWIEIDPIQLEQIIVNLVVNARDAMPGGGDLTIAVNSTDLNRDALGGWDAEPGRFIYLEVRDTGQGIAEEVRGRIFEPFFTTKDAGKGTGLGLSTVYGIVKQNGGVIRVESSEEAGTCFKVFLPAQEEPPRPKAEKSVTEFETGTGRVLVVEDEEIVRSLARRLLQKQGYEVVEAISGNEAWELCETQSLSFDLVLTDVVMPGMSGPRLIEKLRAIRPDVKVIYMSGYVDEELEQDALGKPNTCFIQKPFNVGALLDLIKNLLGT